DNA sequence from the Marinilongibacter aquaticus genome:
AGTCCAGGCTTTCTTTTTTAACAAGTTGAAAATTGTGTTGAATAAAGCAATCTTTTTTTTCGCAGCAGCTCTGTTGTGCAGCTCGTGCAAACAGTCGGATGATGTGCCTACAAGTGAATGGGAGACCGAGGCACCCAAAGGCACTTTGCATGCCGAAGCGAATGAAGCTTTTTCGGGAGGGACCCAAACGGTTTTCGATCAATCGGTGAATGCCTTCGGTTTTCAATCTCCCGATTTAAGCAATGAAAACGGACTCTTGTTTTTTGTGGGCAATTCTTTTTTTAACCAAAATTGGGTAACCGCTCCATCTTCCACAACGGCAAGAGATGGCTTAGGGCCTCTTTTCAATGCCCGCTCATGTGCCTCCTGCCATTTCAAAGACGGGCGAGGAAGGCCAAATACGGAAGGCGAATTTGGACGAGGGCTTTTGTTTCGTCTTAGTGTGGCCGGCACAGATGCCCACGGAGGGCCCAAGGCCGACGCCGTATACGGCACGCAATTGCAAGACCAGTCGATATTGGGAGTAATGACCGAAGGGAATGTAAAAACGGTGTATGAAGAGCAGGCAGGACAATATCCCGACGGTACATCTTTTTCATTGCGAAAACCCAGTTATATCCTGACCGAATTGATGTACGGGGCGATGGATCCCGGAATTATGATTTCACCGCGTGTGGCTCCGCAAATGGCGGGTATGGGTTTGCTCGAAGCCGTGGACGAATCTACTGTGCTTTCTTTTGCCGATGAAAACGATTTGGATGGTGACGGTATTTCTGGGAAAGCCAATTATGTATGGAATGAGAGTAGCGGACAAAGTGAGTTGGGGCGTTTCGGTTGGAAGGCCAATCAACCGACCGTGAAACAACAAGTAGCGGGTGCTTTTGTAGGCGATATGGGAATCACAAGTTCTCTTTTTCCCAAACAGAATTGCCAAAATTGTGAAGACATCCCCAATGGAGGTGATCCAGAAATTGAAGACGAGGATTTGCACAAGGTGGTATTGTATTCGGCTACTTTGGCTGTACCGGGCCGTCGCGACTGGGAAGACGAAAAGGTACTGAGAGGCAAATATTTTTTCGATAAAATGGCTTGTACGGGCTGTCATGTGAGCGAAATGAAAACGGGTACGCAAACAGAATTCAAGGCTTTGGCCAACCAATCTATTCGGCCCTATACCGATTTGCTGCTGCACGATATGGGAGAGGGTTTGGCCGATAAACGCCCCGATTATTTGGCGAATGGAAATGAGTGGCGAACGCCGCCACTTTGGGGCATAGGCCTTTTCGAGACCGTAAACAAACACACCTATTATTTACACGATGGTCGAGCCCGCAATTTGGAAGAAGCCATACTTTGGCATGGCGGAGAGGCCGAAAACTCGAAAACGAAGTTCATGTATTTGTCGAAAGCGGACCGAGAGGCCGTTGTACAATTTTTAAATTCATTGTAGTGAAAAGAAGCGTTTCATACTTTTTTATATTTTCTCTTTTGTGGGCTTGCGGCTCACCGGATTCAAACGATAAAGTAGAGCCCGTTGATCGCTCACAGGTTTTCCAGAATATTTTCAAAGAAGCCATTGTCCCGGCACACGAAGACCTCATTTCGGCCACCGAAGATGTTTTGGCTCAGGCCAAAGTGTTTCAAGAGAATTCGGATATCGAGTCTTTGGAAAAACTGCGTACACTGTGGACAAAAGCTCGCATTCAGTGGGCTCATGTGGAGTTATACAATATTGGTGAAATCAATGAAGGCTTTGCTCATTATCGCCTGAACAGGTATCCCGCGAATACCGATAAATTGGAAAGTAACCTCAAAGGTGCCGATGAGCTGGATTTGGCCTTCGTGGAAAGTGCGGGTTCGAATACAGTTGGTTTTGCGGCCTTGGAATTCTTGCTTTTTAAGGATGGGCAAGAAACTGAGGCGGTTTTGGCCGAGCGTCAGGAAATGCGTGAAAGATATGCGGATTATCTAGTGGCCTTGTCACAGTATTTGTCCGATGAGAGCAAGGTGTTGTTGGAAAAGATCAATGGCATGGAATCTGTGTGGTCTGCCAATACCGATATGTATTCCATGAATCAATTGGTAAATGCCTATGTGGCTTTGATCGAAACGATGAAAAACAACAAAGTGGGCAAACCCAGCGGCCTTTACGGAAGCCAAGGCGAAGACCCCAGTTTGGTTGAATGCCCGTATTCGAAAATTTCTTTTGCTCTGATGGAGGCCAATTTGCAGGAACTTGCCCATTCTTTTCAGGCAGGGGGCGGGACAAACTTGTATGCCGTGCTCGATCAGGTGCAAACCGAAGTAAGCGGTTCTGCGGAATTGTCGGGAATTATTCAAAATGCATTTACCGAAAGCAATTCGCTTCTTGTTTCGATGGATTTACCCTTGAGCGAAATGGTACTGGAAGATCCCGTAAAAGTGGCCGAATTGCATGCCGCACTGCACGATCTTTTGTTGGCCGTGAAAGTGGATATGGCCAATCTCTTGGGTGTGACCGTGGTTTTCAACGACAACGACGGAGATTGATTGGCGGTTATTTAATCTGTTTGCCTTCTTCTGTATTGACAAATAGAATATTGCAGAGGTCGTCGTAACCTGTAAATACTTCGGCACCAAAACGCTTGAGAGCATCGCTCAAGAAACCGAGTACAATCAAGTCAGCATCGGCAGAATTGGCTTGAATAATGGCTTTGAGCTCCACATCTTCGGGATGTTCGATAAACTCGACATTGTTTCTGGAAATGGGCAATTGCCCTGCAGAGATCAGGTGCATCATTTTTTGTTTTTCCTGATCAAGGTTTTCGAAGGGGAATACCGTCAAGACTTTTATGACACCGTTTTTCCAATCGGGGTGGGCCGAGATGACATAAGCCAAAAGGATCATCAAATTGGCGTTTTCATAATCTTGCGGAGTAATCCAAACGTGAATTTCACGCATGAGGCCGTATTGCCTTTCTGAAGTGGAAAGAATTCCAATGTCAAAATCAGCGGCCTGAATCAATTTGAAATTTTCGACAATACTCAGGATTTCCTCCGGTTTGTTTCGGGCATGATCGAAAATCATAAGGTTGTTTTCGGTACCCGAGATACTCGGCAATTGCACCACCTGCGAAATGGAGCCCGCAAGTGTGGGGTTGATCAAGGTATCGGTATACACTTCGCTTTTTGTGGCTCTGGCCATACGAATGATCCGATCTTTCACCTCGCGAGCGTCTCGGTTCGATTGCTTCGAAAGGTAGCCGTCAATGTGGTGAATGTAGGTGCCAAAACCGTATTTATAGGCAATCCATCGGTTCAGGTTGAAAGCATCCAAACGGTGGAAAGTATTGGAGCTGAGAAATACCGCGGAAGGCCGCCAACTTTTGTGTTCTTCTTTTTCCGATTTCTGAAGAAATACGTGAATTTTTCGGCTGATCTGGTACATCACGCCCTGAAATATTACAGCAATGTTCTTTTTGTCGGCATTGAAAAAATTCAACGAGAAATAAAGAGCGATAATCAGAAAAATGGAAGCGAAGGCATAGCCCGAATTCATGAAGAACATGAGCCCGAAACAAGCCACTGCTCCGAATAAACTGATATACCATTTGGATTTGAATCGTGGACGATAAGAGGGATCCGCGGCAAAATGCTGCATAAAAGAGATTAAGCACAGCGAACCGTAGGTCACCATGAAAAACATCGAAATGATTTCGGCCACGGCATCCAGTTTGCCCATTAAGATAAAGGCCAAGGCGATAATTACCGTAACCACATAGGCATTGTAGGGTTCATCGCCTTTGCCACGCCCTTGGGCCAGCAGTTCGTTCATTCTTCGCGAAGGAAAAACTTTATCTTTTGCAATCGCTTGGAGCGTACGCGGTGCCACCAAAATCGATCCAATGGCCGAAGAAATGGTGGCTGCAGCCAAACCCAGCGGTATTAGCCAATAGCCTTGTACGGCAATTTTGCCCATGACCAGATCTTGCGTATTGGCCAGTAATTCGGGCGGAGCGGAGCGGTCAAGTTTGAAGGCAATAAAAACATAGACCAACATGCCGAAAATAGTGGCTGTGAGTGTGCCCAATGGAATGGATCGCCCAGGGTCCTTCAGGTCTCCAGAAAGGCCCAATCCGGCAATAATTCCCGTAAAGGCAGGAAATATGATTGCAAAAACGGTAAAAATTGAGACTTCGGGTATTTTAGGAAGCATGGCTCCGGGAGCCACTTCAACAGGATTGCCCACAAAGAAAGCAATTAAAGAAATGGTCAGAATTGCGACAACCCAATAGAGGGTTTGCAAACCCAGTTTGGCTCCTTTGGTAAGCACAATGGCGGTGAGGATAAACAAAGCCGGTATGGCCACGGTTTGGCTTTTGTGCAGCAGCCAATCGGCCCAAGGTACAAAAGTATAATGATCAAAAAGCCAATTCCAGGCAGGCGTAAAGGCTTCGGTGAAAGCGATAATATAAAAAGCTACACTAATGGCTTGGGAAATGAAAAGGGTAATGCCAATGGTGGCTCCGATAACCAAGCCGAACGACCTGGAGACAATGTAATAAGCTCCGCCACCTTCAACTTTAAAGTTCGTAGCGATTTCGGACAGGGCCATGGCCGTGGGGATGGTTACGGCATGGCCAATGACAATGATAAGCAGGGTTCCGCCAAGACCAACAGTACCTACGGCATAGCCAAAACGCAGAAACAGTATGGCCCCGAGAATGGTAGATATAGCTGTAAAAAAAACAGGGGTGGTGCCAAACTTATGTTCCTCTTCCGTCATATTTGTTCGGGTCTTTGTTCAAAACTAAAGATTTCGAGCTATAAACAAAGCCAAAACTCGAATCTTCTCAGAAAGCTTTTTGCGAATGGAAATTAAATTTTCCGTTTCAATTCGAAATGTTTTCCCAAGTATACACGACGTACCATTTCGTCGGCCGCAAGTTCTTCGGCTGTGCCGTGTTTCAAAATTTTGCCCTCGAAAAGTAAATAAGCCCGGTCTGTAATCGACAAAGTTTCGTTTACGTTGTGGTCGGTGATGAGTATGCCAATGTTGCGGTGTTTCAATTTGGCGACAATACTTTGAATCTCTTCCACGGCAATTGGGTCTACGCCGGCAAAGGGTTCGTCGAGAAGAATAAATTTGGGATCTACGGCCAAGGCCCGGGCAATTTCGGTGCGTCTGCGTTCTCCACCAGAAAGAACGATCCCTTTGTTTTTACGGACATGGGTCAGCGAAAACTCCTCCAAAAGCTCTTCGGTTTTTTCCTTTCGTTCGGCCTTTTTGATCTCTGGCTTGGCCAATTCAAGAATCCCTATGATGTTTTCTTCTACGGTCAAATCGCGAAAAACAGAGGCTTCTTGAGCCAAATAGCCTATGCCCAATTTGCCCCGTTTGTACATGGGCAGGTCGGTGATTTCTCGGTCATCGAGCCAAACTTTCCCCGAATTGGGTTTAACCAAACCCACGGCCATGTAAAATGAAGTGGTTTTACCAGCACCGTTCGGACCCAATAGACCCACAATTTCACCTTGGGCTACTTCGTAGCTCACTTGATCGTTCACCTTACGTTGACCGTATTTTTTGACCAGATTTTCTGTACGTAATTTCATTTTTGCCCCATGTTCGCTACAAAATTAGAAGATTATTTTTGGGAAGGTCAGTATTTAATATCCTTTAAGAACAATTGCAAGCTGCTGATCCCGCGAAAAGTATTTTCTTCAATCGTATAAACGACGGAGAATTGATCTGCAGCCAGCAGGCTTTCGTAGTGTTTGTCTCGCATGCCAAAGCCCACGGCTGTGAAAGTTTGCCCTGTCTGCGGATCGACCAGCTCCAATCGCAAATGTTTTTCTTTCATGATTCTCGGCGTTGAGGCAAGGCTCAATCCCGAGGTTTTGAAAACTGGCCGCATGTTTTTTGGGCCAAAGGGACCCATCCGCTTCATGATTCTGAAAAACTTGGCCGATATACTGGAAAAGCTGAGCTCCAGATCAATGACTATAGTGGGTTGCAAATGTTCTTCTTGCAATTGGGCCTGTACCACTTCATCGAAAGCTTTCCGGAAAGCCTCTATGTGCTCTATTTTGATGGTCATTCCGGCCGCATGACGGTGCCCTCCAAACTGTTCAAGCCAATTTGAGCAAGCGTCGATAGCTTGGTACAAATCGAAATTTTGTACAGAACGAGCCGAGCCTGCGGCCAGGTTGTCTTTTGTGGCGGTAAAGATGACGGTCGGGCGATAGAAATGCTCGATGCAGCGTGAGGCCACGATGCCGATTACACCTTTGTGCCAATCGTGTTTGAAAAGCACCGTGCTTTTGGCTTCGTGCAACATCCAAGGGTCTGTCGAAATCATGGCCAAGGCCTCTTCGGTAATTTGGCTATCATGCGTTTTCCTTTCGGTATTGTGGGCCTGAATTTTATAGGCAAAATCCACCGCCTCTTCGTAGTTTTTAGAAAGCAACAAATCGACCGCCGATTGGGCGTGAGCAATTCTTCCCGCCGCATTGATACGTGGCCCCAAAGTGAAAACCACATTTTCGATGTTCATTTCTCCTTGGAAACCGGAAACCTCTTTCAAGGCTTTCAGTCCAGTACTTGGGTTTTCGTTCAGTTTCTTTAGGCCAAAATGAGCGAGCGTTCGGTTTTCGCCAATTATGGGTACAATATCAGAGGCAATGCTGATGACCGCCAAATCCAGGTACGTGTATAAATTTTCGAGAGGGATATTGCGTTTGAGGCAAAAGGCCGTGAGCAGTTTGAAACCCACGCCGTTGCCGGTAAGTTCTTTAAAAGGGTATGGGCAACCTTTGCGTTTTGGATCGAGGATGGCCACTGCATCGGGCAAGTTTTCACCGGGTTCATGGTGGTCGCACACAATGAAGTCCATTCCCAATGTATTGGCATAAGCAATGTTTTCTACCGACTTGATGCCGCAATCGAGAGCAACAATCAGGCTGGTCTTTTTTTCTTTTGCCCAATCTATACCTGTTTTCGAAATGCCGTAACCTTCTTTGTAGCGGTCGGGATTATAATGGTGGATATTGTCGTGGTATTTGGATAGGAAACCATAAACCAAGGCCACCGCGGTGGTGCCATCTACATCGTAGTCGCCATAAATTACGACAGTTTCTTCTTCACGGATGGCTTTTTCCAAACGCTCCACTGCCTTTTCCATGTCTTGCATAAGAAAGGGATCGTGCAAATCTTCGAGCTTGGGAGTAAAAAAGCTTTTGGCTTCTTCGAATGAATGCACACCTCTTTGCCAAAGAAGTAGGGCCAATTCTTCTGTGATTCCAATCTCGTTTTGAAGTTTGAGCACCACTTGTTTTTCTTCAGTGGTTTGGGGTTGTGTAGCGAGTAACCATCTGTTTTCAGTCATGTGTCAAAATTAAAGAATTTTGGGGCAATCAAACTTTTGAAAACAAGATTTCGTATTATCAGGCGATGAAGAAACTCATACTTTTTCTTTTGCCCTTTATGGGTTTGGCACAGGAGCAGCCTGCAAAGAAGGCTTGGCTAAAAGACAAGACCTTGATAGCCATACCCGTTGTTTTTCGTTTTCCCGAAACGGGCTGGGGCTGGGGAGCTGCGGCCACTTCGACCTGGCGTTGGGCAAAAGACGCCGAATGGGCCAAGCCCTCGCAGGCTTCATTGGGTTTGACGTTCACGCAGAAAAAGCAAGTGCTCGCCTTTTTGCCTTTTCAGGTTTTCCTGGATAATAACCGTTATTATCTCAATGCCGATATCGGTTGGTTTAAGTACAATTTTTTTTATTACGGAATAGGGGAAAACGCTGTGCCGCAAGAACGTTACGAGGTGAAATTTCCGCGAATTCGACTTTTGGCTGTGCGGCAGCTCGGTGGTAGTAAAAATTTATATGCTGGATTTCGGGTGAATTACGAAGAATACAGTGTTTACGGGCAAGAGCCCGCCGGAGAATTGGCTCAAGGAGATATTGAAGGCTCGGAATACAGCCGCACTTCGGCCATTGGGCCGGCATTGTTTTACGATTCTCGCGATGCGGTATTCTATCCGCGGAAAGGTATTTTTGGTGAACTGAATTTCTTGTCCTCTTTAAAGGGTTTGGGGGCCGATCGGAATTTTTCTCAGCTTTCGCTCGACGTATCAGGATACAAAAGTTTGGGCAAAGATTGGGTTTTGGCCGGAAACCTTTATACGGTAAACTCATTTGGGCGGGCCACTCCATTCTCACAATTGGGCATGCTCGGAGGACCCAAAAAGATGAGGGGAGTTTACCAAGGTTTTTTTCGCGATAAAAACGTAGCCTTACTGCAAAGCGAACTGCGTTGGGAAATATGGCAGATTATAGGGATGAATTTCTTCGGAAATCTTGGGTTTCTCGGAAATGAAAATGATTTCCTACGACTCGAACACCCCAAATTTACCTATGGATTGGGTTTGCGTATCGCCACAAAAAATCATTTGAATCTTCGCCTCGATTACGGTTTCTCACCCTATGGGAAAGGCAATTTTTACGCGACTGTGGGCGAGGCCTTTTAATTGAAACGATAAATTAAAGAAGCCCGAAAAGGTACATTCAAGCGGCTTAGCGTACCCAATATCGGAATGGATTCTTCCAGCACTACGCGTTGATCGTCGCTGATGCGGGTGTATCGGTATATTACATTGAAACCGACACCGGCCTCAACCAAATAACCGAGATGTTCGCCCATTAGACCTTTGTAGCCAGCAATAGCCCCAAATGTGGAGCGTTCCTGACGCACGTGGCCGTCGTCGAATTTGATTTTTCCTTTGAACTGTTGGAAGAACGGAGATACATATAGGCCATCCAAGCCTTCCTTTGGGTTGATGTAATAATTGCCGCGTAATCCGAGTAAATAACCGTGCCTTTTCGTGGTTTCCTTTTTTCCGTTTACTTTCACGCCATTCGACCAAGGCTTGAAAGAATAGCCCAAATCGAATTCGAAACCAAACTTATTTTTTCCCAATTCCAATCCAAGATCAAGTTGTTTGTTGATCAGCCCGACGGCATTGAGCTTAAGGTGCTGGGCTTGAGCAAAACCAAAAAACAGACAGGCACAGAGGGTCAAGGCAAATTTTCGCATATTCAATCTATTCATGAAAACTAAGTGGTTTGTTTTAGACCCGAATTTACGATTTGGTCACTGTATTTCAAGTGCCGATTTTCGTGTGCGAATGATAGTCGAAACAATTGCGGCGGTAATCGTGCCCATAATGATGGCCCAAATTGTACTTTGTATGGCGTAATTCCTATAATTGAAATAGGCCTGGGCTTCTTCTATAGTTTTATAATACCCCGTTTCTACGGCATATGCGATAACATTTGGGAAATATTCGGGCGTAATCCAATAACTTACAATGTATTGTGACAAAGGGCTCAAAGCTGCAATGAGTAAGGTCATGATCACACCCGAAAGCAGTCCTTGTTTGAAAGTCATGCGGCCTTTGTATTTTACTCTTTTCAGTTCTTTCAAAGCCAAGACGTAAATCCAAATGGATGGAATGGCAAAAAGGTTTGTCAGGTACATATGCTTGTCAATGTGTGTGCTGTGAAGGCCGCTGAGTTTCTCCAAGAGCATCCAAAGCAATAGAGCGGCTATGAAAATCAGAGCCCACTTAATCTCGATTTTGTAGTTTGCCATTGTCAGTCCTTTTCCATTTCGGCCTTAAGGTTGTCGAGACCTGTTTGTAGGTCACCGCCAATCATGTCTTCGAAATTCATGAAAAACATCATGATGTTCATTGGATAGTTCATGTGGCCATTGAAGCCCCACTTCACCTCAGTGGTCGAGTCGGCCACGGCTTCGGTACTAAAGTAGGCTTGCTCTGTAGATTCGAAAGGTTCGAGAAAACGCAGCTCAAAGTCTACGCGTTTGCCGTCTTCAATGCTTTTGATTTCTTGTTCACCCGAACCGGCATTCGTACTGTCGCTATCCCAAGCATATACAAAACCCACGGTGCCGTCGGTTCCGGTATAGCTTTTTCGCATATGGGGGTCGAGCTGATTCCAAACACTGAATTTGTCTTGGTTTTTTACATATTTTATGTAGTCGAAAACCTCGGCTTTGGGCTTGTCGATTACCACCGACTTTTCAACGGAATAGCTCTTTTTTACAAAAAGTGCGGCAATGAGTGGAATAGCAATGAGAATAAGAACAATGTAAAGGATCTTTTTCATACGGGAGCTTATGGTTAATGTGTTGAAAACAAAGAATGTGGTGATGAATATAAATAGTTTTATGGAATTTAGGAAAAATAAGTTAATCGAAATGCTTGTCCAGTAGCCTGTTGTGTGAAATTTCATGTTCGCTTTTTTGGGAAGGCAAAAAGGCGGGGCTAAAAACAAGAACAGGCTCCTGATACAGGAACCTGTTGCAAATGTCAGAATATATTGTGATTTAAACCTTGTAAACCCAACCGAAGCGGTCTTCGGTTTTTCCTTTTCGGATATCGTTCAGTGCATTTTTGAGTTTCGATGAAACGGAACTTTCAGTGATTTCAGGAAGCACATAATCGTTTCCTTCAAAGCCCACAGCCGAGAAAGGAGAAACAACCACCGCGGTGCCTGCACCGAAAACCTCGCTCACGCTTCCGCTCGCAATGCCATCGATAATGTCTTTTACGTATACATCTTGCTCGCTGACCTCAATGTCCAAGCTTTTGGCAATTTGCAATAAAGAATCGCGGGTAATGCCTTTCAGGATTGTGGAGCTTGTTTTTGGGGTCAATATTTTGCCGTCTTTCACAAAGAAGACGTTCATGGTGCCCGATTCTTCAAAACGGCTATGCGTTTTTGCGTCGGTCCAAAGAAGCTGCGTATAGCCTTGCTCTTGAGCCAGCTTGGCAGGATACAAAGACGCCGCGTAGTTTCCGGCACATTTGGCATAACCAACACCGCCTTCGGCTGCACGAATGAATTCGGTTTCTACCTTCACTTTTGGAGGCTCGGCATAATACTGGCCTGCAGGGCTCATGATGATCATGAAACGGTAATTTAGTGAAGGGCGTACGCCAAGGTAAACATCCGAGGCAAACATAAAGGGTCTCAAGTAAAGTGAATTGTCGTCGCCATCGGGTACCCAATTGCGGTCCAGGTTGAGCAACTCACGCAAGCCGCCCAAAAAGATTTCTTCGGGTACGGATGGCATGCACATTCTTTCTGCCGAGATGTTGAAACGCTTGAAATTTTCTTCAGGTCGGAACATGACCACGTCGCCATCTACATTTTTGAACGCTTTCATGCCTTCGAAAATGGATTGCCCATAATGTAATGAAGCAATGGCCGGATCGTAGGCAATAGAACCGTATGGCAGGATTTCAGGGGTTTGCCATTCACCATTGACACAATCGGCCACCAGCATATGGTCTGTAAATAACGTTCCAAATACAATTTTGTCGGGATCCAATTGGCCGACTCTGCTTTCTTTTACCGGACTGATTTTAAATGCCGGGGCCTCTGTTATCATAATTGAAAAAATTTAATGAGCCCAAAGAGCGAAGGCCTCTGAGCTCAGGTGTTAATTACAATGCAATTTTTATGAATAAAAGGCAGATTGTCAAGTTTTTCGAGAAAATACTTGTCAAGACAACTAAAATATGATTTTACGGTCTCGCCCATGAGAGCCATTTTGATTTCAAGTCCGATATGGTTTTGCTTTATTGCCCGGGCATTTTGCTTAGCCACATTTCGTATTTGTCGCGTACGGCCACATCCGAAAAATTGACTTTTGTCTTCAGCAACTCCGCTTCGGTGCCAGGTTTCACTTTTGCGTTTTTCAGTGCAGCCGCTACGGTATCTTCACCTAAGATCATTTCAAGGGCTTTGTTCAGCAGTGTTTCGCTGGGGTCGCCAAAATCTTGGTATGGCAATA
Encoded proteins:
- a CDS encoding branched-chain amino acid aminotransferase, whose translation is MITEAPAFKISPVKESRVGQLDPDKIVFGTLFTDHMLVADCVNGEWQTPEILPYGSIAYDPAIASLHYGQSIFEGMKAFKNVDGDVVMFRPEENFKRFNISAERMCMPSVPEEIFLGGLRELLNLDRNWVPDGDDNSLYLRPFMFASDVYLGVRPSLNYRFMIIMSPAGQYYAEPPKVKVETEFIRAAEGGVGYAKCAGNYAASLYPAKLAQEQGYTQLLWTDAKTHSRFEESGTMNVFFVKDGKILTPKTSSTILKGITRDSLLQIAKSLDIEVSEQDVYVKDIIDGIASGSVSEVFGAGTAVVVSPFSAVGFEGNDYVLPEITESSVSSKLKNALNDIRKGKTEDRFGWVYKV